The Arachis duranensis cultivar V14167 chromosome 2, aradu.V14167.gnm2.J7QH, whole genome shotgun sequence genome has a window encoding:
- the LOC107472934 gene encoding vacuolar-sorting protein BRO1 isoform X2: MPKLEGVYLDLVLSEDSPFKIMDGGKLVANPWDMPPPYPTYVATPSSSSSSSSHILALPLKKSEPLDLYESLRNYFVLKYSESVAKSVEGLLELLNKLRSEMLRDDLSLPLRRDCLIRYYKCLCMIEPLFPMTSSSNPPIFVWYNAFNPQQNSSQHNIHLEKASVLFNLGALGSHIALSCDLTTIQGQRIAIDALHDASYWFLILTHEAEKASATIDLSISCTQMLHEIISAQVFVLYRKAFDMSTLGPLAETRVQSLIAQHLLSIMRTCLIEFAPSDVTEQFLVGYCKAAQFLTGYRIPVGCQPPCLDLLSKAGPVMIKDGNLVANLSGSDIRIGGDELPGDHSNMAIDQN; this comes from the exons ATGCCCAAGCTAGAAGGAGTATACCTTGACCTCGTCCTTTCCGAGGACAGCCCTTTCAAGATTATGGATGGTGGAAAGCTGGTGGCTAACCCATGGGACATGCCTCCTCCTTATCCAACATATGTTGCAACCCCCTCATCTTCGTCTTCGTCTTCGTCACATATTCTGGCATTGCCTTTGAAGAAGAGTGAGCCGTTGGACCTCTACGAGTCCTTGCGCAATTACTTTGTCCTCAAATACTCTGAGAGTGTGGCAAAGAGTGTAGAAGGCCTTCTCGAATTGCTAAACAAATTGCGTAGTGAAATGCTGCGTGATGACCTCTCTCTACCCTTGCGCCGTGACTGCCTCATCCGCTATTACAAATGCCTTTGCATGATTGAGCCTTTGTTCCCCATGACTTCCTCATCCAACCCACCTATCTTTGTTTGGTACAATGCCTTCAACCCACAACAGAACTCTTCTCAGCACAACATCCATTTGGAGAAGGCCTCTGTTCTCTTCAACCTGGGAGCCCTCGGCTCCCACATTGCTCTCTCCTGCGATCTCACCACCATCCAAGGCCAGCGCATTGCCATAGACGCCTTACATGATGCTTCATATTGGTTCTTAATACTAACGCATGAGGCTGAGAAGGCATCTGCCACCATTGACTTGTCAATAAGCTGCACCCAGATGCTGCACGAGATAATAAGCGCGCAG GTTTTTGTGCTTTATCGGAAAGCTTTTGACATGTCGACATTGGGGCCTTTAGCTGAGACTCGTGTTCAATCCTTGATAGCTCAACATCTTCTGTCGATTATGAGAACCTGCCTTATTGAATTTGCTCCTAGTGATGTCACTGAACAATTTCTTGTAGGGTATTGTAAGGCTGCACAATTTCTTACAGGGTATCGTATTCCAGTGGGATGTCAACCACCATGCTTGGACCTTCTCTCCAAGGCTGGCCCTGTCATGATTAAGGATGGAAATCTTGTGGCCAACCTTAGTGGCAGTGACATTCGCATTGGAGGAGATGAGCTCCCAGGAGACCACAGTAACATGGCCATAGACCAAAACTGA
- the LOC107472935 gene encoding vacuolar-sorting protein BRO1 — translation MSNDNLRLPNPNPNPEGMLAIPVKKTDPVDLYRPLRKLVARKYSESDAEKVESVLETLNKCRSDMVERGDLSLPKLRDCLIHYFKCLCMVEPLFTAISSDADPILFVWYDAFSSGKECWVPYQPNCIQLEKAAVVFNLGAVCSQIGASSERTTAHGRHLAIDAFNAAANFFLKLWKVFAKDVSATLDLTLLFAESLHCLFSAQALELNLQQQLNNNSSAFQKHRCAISFKSVSEHYRRAYDLIQSDSAAIEHVSSFDQTWITHLYQKVKFCEEEALQMRSSILPKSQLPVQACILDHDAEFVTEKFAKGIRRRAYQWIPKLEGIYLDLVLSKDIPFKIIDGGKLVAHPWDMPPPYPTKFAIPSSSSSSHLLALPLKKSNPLDLYQSLRNYFVVKFSESMAKRVEGLFEMVNKLRSEMLRDDLSLPMRRDCLIRYFKCLCMIEPLFPMTTAPNPPIFVWYNAFFPKIKSSQHNIHLEKASVLFNLGALGSHIALSCDLTTIQGRRIAIDALHDASYWFLILTHEAEKASAPDLSISSAQILRRIITSQIAYLECELPHSHSHGGGYPVSLLYRKIYDLMTFGPLAGKLVQSSIPQFIESKMKTCRVQTGLDVTELFLSGYCEAQSLLREACQTPCLNLLSDVGPDKITDGILWPILEAVTSALEEMNLSGNTPMEEN, via the exons ATGAGCAACGATAATCTGAGGTTGCCGAACCCGAACCCGAATCCGGAAGGGATGCTGGCAATCCCAGTGAAAAAGACTGATCCGGTGGATCTGTACCGGCCGTTACGCAAGTTGGTAGCGAGAAAATACTCAGAGAGCGATGCAGAGAAAGTTGAAAGCGTTCTGGAAACCCTAAACAAATGCCGCAGCGACATGGTGGAGCGAGGGGACCTCTCCCTTCCCAAGCTCCGTGACTGCCTCATCCACTACTTCAAATGCCTCTGCATGGTTGAGCCACTCTTCACCGCTATCTCCTCCGACGCCGACCCCATCCTCTTTGTCTGGTACGACGCCTTCTCCTCTGGGAAGGAGTGTTGGGTTCCCTATCAGCCCAACTGCATCCAATTGGAGAAGGCTGCTGTTGTCTTCAACCTTGGCGCCGTATGCAGCCAGATTGGAGCCTCTAGCGAGCGTACCACCGCCCATGGCCGTCACCTTGCAATAGATGCCTTCAATGCCGCTGCCAATTTCTTCTTGAAACTCTGGAAGGTTTTTGCCAAGGACGTCTCCGCCACCCTCGACTTGACTCTCCTCTTCGCCGAGAGTCTTCACTGCCTCTTCTCTGCTCAGGCTTTGGAGCTCAATTTACAGCAACAACTCAACAACAACAGTTCGGCTTTCCAAAAACATCGATGTGCCATTTCATTTAAATCG GTTTCTGAGCATTATCGGAGAGCATATGATCTGATACAAAGTGATTCGGCTGCAATCGAACATGTCTCCTCATTTGATCAAACCTGGATAACTCATCTTTACCAGAAGGTGAAATTCTGTGAGGAGGAGGCTCTTCAGATGCGATCATCCATCCTACCCAAATCCCAGCTACCTGTCCAAGCTTGTATTCTTGATCATGATGCAGAATTTGTCACTGAAAAATTCGCTAAAGGGATTCGCAGGCGCGCGTACCAGTGGATACCCAAGCTAGAAGGAATATACCTTGACCTCGTCCTTTCCAAGGACATCCCTTTCAAGATTATTGATGGTGGAAAGCTGGTGGCTCACCCATGGGACATGCCTCCTCCTTATCCAACAAAATTTGCAATCCCCTCATCTTCGTCTTCGTCACATCTTCTGGCATTGCCTTTGAAGAAGAGTAATCCCTTGGACCTGTACCAGTCCCTGCGCAATTACTTTGTAGTCAAATTCTCTGAGAGCATGGCAAAGAGAGTAGAAGGCCTTTTCGAAATGGTAAACAAATTGCGTAGTGAAATGCTGCGTGATGACCTCTCTCTACCCATGCGGCGTGACTGCCTCATCCGCTATTTCAAATGCCTTTGCATGATTGAGCCTTTGTTCCCTATGACAACCGCACCCAACCCACCTATCTTTGTTTGGTACAATGCCTTCTTcccaaaaatcaaatcttctcAGCACAACATCCATTTGGAGAAGGCCTCTGTTCTCTTCAACCTGGGAGCCCTTGGCTCCCACATTGCTCTCTCCTGCGATCTCACCACCATCCAAGGCCGGCGTATTGCTATAGACGCCTTACATGATGCTTCATATTGGTTCTTAATACTAACGCATGAGGCTGAGAAGGCATCTGCCCCTGACTTGTCAATAAGCTCCGCCCAGATACTGCGCCGGATAATAACCTCTCAGATTGCTTATTTGGAATGCGAGCTTCCTCATTCCCATTCCCATGGTGGTGGATATCCT GTCTCTCTGCTTTATCGGAAAATTTATGATCTGATGACATTCGGACCTTTAGCTGGGAAGCTTGTTCAATCCTCGATACCTCAATTTATTGAGTCGAAGATGAAAACCTGCCGTGTTCAAACTGGTCTTGATGTCACTGAACTATTTCTTTCTGGGTATTGTGAGGCTCAATCCCTGCTTCGAGAGGCATGTCAAACACCATGCTTGAACCTTCTCTCCGACGTTGGCCCTGACAAGATTACGGATGGAATACTGTGGCCAATTTTAGAGGCAGTAACATCGGCATTGGAGGAGATGAACTTGTCCGGGAACACTCCCATGGAGGAAAACTAA
- the LOC107472934 gene encoding vacuolar-sorting protein BRO1 isoform X1: MPKLEGVYLDLVLSEDSPFKIMDGGKLVANPWDMPPPYPTYVATPSSSSSSSSHILALPLKKSEPLDLYESLRNYFVLKYSESVAKSVEGLLELLNKLRSEMLRDDLSLPLRRDCLIRYYKCLCMIEPLFPMTSSSNPPIFVWYNAFNPQQNSSQHNIHLEKASVLFNLGALGSHIALSCDLTTIQGQRIAIDALHDASYWFLILTHEAEKASATIDLSISCTQMLHEIISAQVADLECNFPQLRYVSLCGGCPVFVLYRKAFDMSTLGPLAETRVQSLIAQHLLSIMRTCLIEFAPSDVTEQFLVGYCKAAQFLTGYRIPVGCQPPCLDLLSKAGPVMIKDGNLVANLSGSDIRIGGDELPGDHSNMAIDQN; this comes from the exons ATGCCCAAGCTAGAAGGAGTATACCTTGACCTCGTCCTTTCCGAGGACAGCCCTTTCAAGATTATGGATGGTGGAAAGCTGGTGGCTAACCCATGGGACATGCCTCCTCCTTATCCAACATATGTTGCAACCCCCTCATCTTCGTCTTCGTCTTCGTCACATATTCTGGCATTGCCTTTGAAGAAGAGTGAGCCGTTGGACCTCTACGAGTCCTTGCGCAATTACTTTGTCCTCAAATACTCTGAGAGTGTGGCAAAGAGTGTAGAAGGCCTTCTCGAATTGCTAAACAAATTGCGTAGTGAAATGCTGCGTGATGACCTCTCTCTACCCTTGCGCCGTGACTGCCTCATCCGCTATTACAAATGCCTTTGCATGATTGAGCCTTTGTTCCCCATGACTTCCTCATCCAACCCACCTATCTTTGTTTGGTACAATGCCTTCAACCCACAACAGAACTCTTCTCAGCACAACATCCATTTGGAGAAGGCCTCTGTTCTCTTCAACCTGGGAGCCCTCGGCTCCCACATTGCTCTCTCCTGCGATCTCACCACCATCCAAGGCCAGCGCATTGCCATAGACGCCTTACATGATGCTTCATATTGGTTCTTAATACTAACGCATGAGGCTGAGAAGGCATCTGCCACCATTGACTTGTCAATAAGCTGCACCCAGATGCTGCACGAGATAATAAGCGCGCAGGTTGCTGACTTGGAATGCAATTTTCCTCAACTCCGTTATGTATCACTTTGTGGTGGATGTCCT GTTTTTGTGCTTTATCGGAAAGCTTTTGACATGTCGACATTGGGGCCTTTAGCTGAGACTCGTGTTCAATCCTTGATAGCTCAACATCTTCTGTCGATTATGAGAACCTGCCTTATTGAATTTGCTCCTAGTGATGTCACTGAACAATTTCTTGTAGGGTATTGTAAGGCTGCACAATTTCTTACAGGGTATCGTATTCCAGTGGGATGTCAACCACCATGCTTGGACCTTCTCTCCAAGGCTGGCCCTGTCATGATTAAGGATGGAAATCTTGTGGCCAACCTTAGTGGCAGTGACATTCGCATTGGAGGAGATGAGCTCCCAGGAGACCACAGTAACATGGCCATAGACCAAAACTGA